The following are from one region of the Stigmatella ashevillena genome:
- a CDS encoding LptA/OstA family protein, with translation MIEFLAMAFLVAEPTAVADGGADGGTRPPMLGSVALRDPVEITAGLVTGGRDSTTFTGNVQVKHRTMDLRCQKMTAFYTASREVTRVECTGGVEAQDGDRYARGDRAEYNVSSGVLVVTGSPEARQGATYMTGTKVRLTLGSERVEVENARIVVETAPKAPLPRGKPAPKKP, from the coding sequence GTGATTGAGTTTCTCGCGATGGCATTCCTCGTCGCCGAGCCGACGGCCGTGGCCGATGGCGGGGCGGATGGGGGCACGCGTCCTCCCATGCTCGGGTCCGTGGCGCTGAGGGACCCCGTGGAGATCACCGCCGGGCTCGTCACCGGCGGCCGGGACTCGACGACCTTCACCGGCAACGTGCAGGTGAAGCACCGCACGATGGACCTGCGCTGCCAGAAGATGACGGCCTTCTACACCGCGAGCCGCGAGGTGACGCGCGTGGAGTGCACCGGCGGCGTGGAGGCCCAGGACGGGGATCGGTATGCCCGGGGCGACCGGGCGGAGTACAACGTGTCCAGCGGGGTGCTGGTGGTGACGGGCTCGCCGGAGGCACGGCAGGGCGCCACCTACATGACGGGGACGAAGGTCCGCCTGACGCTGGGCAGCGAGCGCGTCGAGGTGGAGAACGCCCGCATCGTCGTCGAGACCGCCCCCAAGGCCCCCCTGCCGCGCGGCAAGCCCGCCCCGAAGAAGCCATGA